A single genomic interval of Lactococcus sp. S-13 harbors:
- a CDS encoding Xaa-Pro dipeptidyl-peptidase, protein MRFNHFSIVDKNFDEKLAELDQLGFRWSVFWDEKKILKDFLIQSPIDLTVLQATKTLDVTAFLRSSDSLDWEIFWTIALQLLDFVPNFDFELDKAVAFAKEVNLPQITDELSSESLISALYLLLCSRRKSGMILVEHWVSEGLLPLDNRYHFFNDKSLASFDTTQLIRETVWVESTVDTEQRGKNDLIKIQIIRPPFAGQLPVVMTASPYHLGTNDIANDAALHNMNVALEEKEIYDIQLETQLPKQEVYENEDKPTVDKAPYHFTHGWTYSLNDYFLARGFASIYVAGVGTRASDGFQTSGDYQQIYSMTAVIDWLNGRARAYTSRKKTHEIKATWANGKVAMTGKSYLGTMAYGAASTGVDGLEVILAEAGISSWYNYYRENGLVRSPGGYPGEDLDVLAALTYSRNLDGADYLKGNAAYEKRLAEMTAALDRQSGDYNQFWHDRNYLTNINKVAADVLIVHGLQDWNVTPEQAYNYWQALPAEHAKHAFLHRGAHIYMNSWQSIDFSETINAYFVAKLLGKELNLELPAVILQENAKEQSWLSLDHFGASKKVKLPLGKTAVSFAQFENHYDDARFDRYSKDFNVFKKDLFEKQANAAVIDLELPNSLTINGPVQLEVRLKLNDTKGLLSAQILDFGEKKRLEDRARVKDFKVLDRGRNFMLDDLVELPLVKSPYQLITKGFLNLQNEHLLTTNSIAADEWFTVKFDLQPTIYHLEKTDHLRVILYSTDFEHTVRDNREVTYDIDLSQSKLIIPTESEEA, encoded by the coding sequence ATGCGCTTTAATCACTTTTCAATTGTGGATAAAAACTTTGATGAAAAATTAGCTGAACTTGATCAATTGGGTTTCCGCTGGTCTGTTTTCTGGGACGAAAAGAAAATTTTAAAAGATTTTCTCATTCAAAGCCCAATTGACTTAACAGTCTTACAGGCGACAAAAACACTTGATGTTACAGCATTTTTACGTTCTTCTGATTCACTTGATTGGGAAATTTTTTGGACAATTGCCTTACAGCTCCTCGATTTCGTACCCAATTTTGATTTTGAGCTTGACAAAGCAGTTGCCTTTGCAAAAGAGGTCAATCTTCCGCAAATTACTGATGAACTTTCTTCTGAGAGTCTGATTTCTGCCCTCTATCTCCTCCTTTGTAGTCGCCGCAAATCAGGAATGATTTTGGTTGAACACTGGGTCTCAGAAGGGCTTTTACCGCTTGACAATCGCTATCATTTCTTCAATGACAAATCCCTCGCAAGTTTCGATACCACTCAGCTCATCCGTGAAACCGTCTGGGTGGAAAGTACGGTTGACACTGAGCAACGAGGGAAAAATGACCTCATCAAAATTCAAATCATTCGGCCACCTTTCGCTGGTCAATTACCCGTTGTCATGACCGCCAGTCCTTACCATCTGGGAACAAACGATATCGCTAACGATGCGGCCCTTCACAACATGAATGTTGCGTTGGAAGAAAAAGAAATTTATGATATTCAGCTCGAAACTCAACTCCCTAAACAAGAAGTTTATGAAAATGAAGACAAACCAACCGTTGATAAAGCGCCTTACCATTTCACCCACGGCTGGACATATTCTCTAAATGATTACTTTTTAGCACGTGGCTTTGCCTCAATCTATGTAGCTGGTGTAGGAACAAGAGCTTCTGATGGCTTCCAAACTTCAGGAGATTATCAGCAAATTTATAGCATGACCGCAGTCATTGACTGGCTCAACGGCAGAGCTCGTGCTTACACTTCCCGCAAAAAAACGCACGAAATCAAAGCAACTTGGGCAAATGGTAAAGTCGCCATGACAGGTAAATCTTATCTGGGGACAATGGCTTATGGAGCTGCAAGCACAGGGGTTGATGGACTTGAGGTCATTTTGGCTGAAGCGGGCATCAGCTCTTGGTACAACTATTATCGGGAAAATGGTTTAGTTCGCTCACCCGGTGGTTACCCTGGTGAAGACTTGGATGTTTTAGCTGCTTTGACTTATTCTCGAAATCTTGACGGAGCTGACTATCTCAAAGGTAACGCTGCTTACGAAAAACGACTTGCTGAAATGACTGCCGCTTTAGATCGTCAGTCGGGGGATTACAATCAATTTTGGCATGACCGTAATTATTTAACCAATATCAATAAAGTAGCGGCTGACGTTTTGATTGTGCATGGATTGCAGGACTGGAACGTCACACCAGAGCAAGCTTACAACTACTGGCAAGCATTACCTGCCGAACACGCTAAACACGCCTTCTTGCACCGTGGTGCGCATATTTACATGAATTCTTGGCAGTCTATTGATTTCTCCGAAACAATCAATGCTTATTTTGTCGCAAAATTACTCGGAAAAGAGTTAAATCTTGAGCTTCCAGCTGTCATTTTACAAGAAAATGCTAAGGAACAAAGCTGGTTGTCGCTTGATCACTTTGGCGCTTCTAAGAAAGTCAAACTTCCTTTAGGAAAAACGGCTGTGTCTTTTGCCCAATTTGAAAATCACTATGATGACGCACGTTTTGATCGTTATAGTAAAGATTTTAACGTTTTTAAGAAAGATTTATTTGAAAAGCAGGCAAATGCGGCAGTGATTGACCTCGAATTACCGAATTCCCTTACAATCAACGGCCCTGTCCAACTGGAAGTACGTTTAAAATTAAACGATACCAAAGGACTACTTTCAGCACAAATCTTAGATTTCGGTGAGAAAAAGCGTCTTGAAGATCGCGCGCGCGTAAAAGATTTCAAAGTGCTGGATCGGGGACGTAATTTTATGCTTGATGATTTGGTGGAACTCCCTCTGGTCAAGAGTCCTTATCAGCTGATTACTAAAGGCTTCCTGAATTTGCAAAATGAACATTTACTGACAACAAATTCAATTGCTGCTGACGAATGGTTTACAGTGAAATTTGACTTGCAACCAACGATTTATCATTTAGAAAAGACCGATCACTTGCGGGTTATTCTTTACAGCACTGATTTCGAGCATACGGTACGCGATAACCGAGAAGTAACTTATGATATTGACCTTTCTCAATCAAAATTGATTATTCCAACTGAAAGCGAGGAAGCTTAA
- a CDS encoding serine hydrolase domain-containing protein → MKKQQEILAKIQEYIQAGVFPGADFALLEKNEVHEFIQGNAAIFPEKITLTKGKNWDLASVTKVVGTGTAVIDLILAGKLEVDAPLQDYYPEFADASVTLRQLLTHTSGIDPYIPNRNQLNASELTEAINHIKVTADKTFKYTDINFILLGFLLEKYYNASLDQIFSTQIFEKWQMTKTRFGPVKHAVPTSQTTPVGSVHDPKAQVLGVHCGAAGLFAPMEDLIKFCQAYFADEKYFALQKNYAKGAKKRSLAWDLARENEEWLLHTGYTGTFILLNPKGQKAAIFLSNRVHLKDEREKWIEQRDDLIKLLLESLTDE, encoded by the coding sequence ATGAAAAAGCAACAAGAAATTTTAGCTAAAATCCAAGAATATATCCAAGCGGGCGTTTTTCCTGGAGCTGATTTTGCGCTTCTTGAGAAAAATGAAGTTCATGAATTCATTCAAGGCAACGCGGCAATTTTTCCAGAGAAAATCACACTCACAAAAGGGAAAAACTGGGATCTCGCTTCGGTCACGAAAGTTGTTGGTACGGGTACAGCGGTCATTGACTTGATTTTGGCGGGGAAGTTGGAAGTGGACGCTCCTTTGCAAGACTACTATCCCGAATTTGCTGACGCCTCTGTCACTTTACGTCAGTTGCTGACGCATACTTCGGGCATTGATCCTTACATCCCCAATCGCAATCAACTCAATGCGTCAGAGCTGACCGAAGCAATCAATCACATCAAAGTGACGGCAGATAAAACTTTTAAGTATACCGATATCAATTTTATTTTGCTTGGCTTTCTTTTAGAAAAATATTATAACGCCAGTTTAGATCAGATTTTTTCCACACAAATTTTTGAAAAATGGCAGATGACAAAGACAAGATTTGGCCCTGTCAAGCACGCTGTTCCAACCAGCCAGACGACTCCTGTGGGCAGTGTTCATGACCCAAAAGCTCAAGTCTTAGGCGTTCATTGTGGTGCTGCGGGGCTCTTTGCCCCTATGGAAGATTTAATTAAGTTTTGTCAAGCTTATTTTGCTGACGAAAAGTATTTTGCACTCCAAAAAAATTACGCCAAGGGTGCTAAAAAACGTAGCTTGGCTTGGGATTTAGCAAGGGAAAATGAAGAGTGGTTATTGCATACTGGTTACACAGGCACCTTTATTTTACTCAATCCCAAAGGACAAAAAGCCGCCATTTTTCTTTCAAATCGTGTCCATTTGAAAGATGAACGAGAGAAATGGATTGAACAAAGAGATGATTTGATCAAACTTTTACTAGAAAGTTTAACCGATGAATAA
- a CDS encoding CppA C-terminal domain-containing protein yields the protein MGEIINHITAFQPVYRILHREDNLDFFRDVFGLKVLCEEGAMVELGGHKAKEVRLQVEESPGFRSVRGLKKHGRTIIKANGVEIEQLLVRQLDKISRVFQAKNGLAFEAISPENGIFLITPDLLTDLSALTEISKSDLALEKTDFVGLSDCEIIAMDLNVVDDEVIKIYENIFGLEKTGGIFTFPVVTLQLKVEESEDLAASTHEVLDLEILVFKIDKNFDLLAFANQFSEKHQTYLDASAKTFSLEVPNHAELWFVK from the coding sequence ATGGGCGAGATTATAAATCATATCACCGCTTTTCAACCTGTTTATCGGATTCTACACCGCGAGGATAACCTTGACTTTTTCCGTGATGTTTTCGGCTTAAAAGTTTTGTGCGAAGAGGGCGCAATGGTAGAGCTTGGCGGGCATAAAGCAAAGGAAGTTCGGCTGCAAGTCGAAGAATCACCGGGTTTTCGATCAGTTAGAGGGTTGAAGAAACACGGACGGACAATCATCAAAGCGAATGGTGTAGAAATTGAACAATTGTTGGTGCGCCAACTAGATAAAATTTCAAGAGTTTTTCAAGCTAAAAATGGTTTAGCTTTTGAAGCGATTTCGCCAGAAAATGGAATCTTTTTGATCACGCCAGATTTACTGACGGATTTGTCAGCACTGACAGAAATTAGTAAAAGTGATTTGGCCCTTGAAAAAACAGATTTTGTTGGCCTGTCAGATTGTGAAATCATTGCGATGGACTTAAACGTGGTGGATGATGAAGTCATCAAAATTTATGAAAACATTTTTGGTCTTGAAAAAACGGGTGGTATTTTTACTTTTCCAGTGGTGACCTTACAGCTCAAAGTGGAAGAAAGTGAAGATTTAGCAGCCTCAACACATGAAGTTCTCGATCTTGAAATTTTAGTGTTCAAAATTGATAAAAACTTTGACCTCCTCGCTTTTGCCAATCAGTTTTCTGAAAAACATCAAACTTATCTTGATGCTTCTGCAAAAACTTTTTCTTTGGAAGTTCCAAATCATGCAGAACTTTGGTTTGTAAAATAA
- the gla gene encoding aquaglyceroporin Gla, producing the protein MDVTWTVKYITEFIGTALLIIMGNGAVANVELKGTKAHAQSWLIIGWGYGLGVMLPAIALGNVTSQINPAFTLGLAASGLFPWAHVAQYIIAQILGAMFGQLMIVMVYRPYYLKTTNPNAILGTFSTIDNVDDNDEKTRTGALINGFLNEFLGSFVLFFGAIAATNIFFGSQSITWMTNYAKQQGANVASSDTVNQIWASVSGASASKMLAHLFLGFLVMGLVVALGGPTGPGLNPARDFGPRLLHSLLPKSILGESKGSSKWWYAWVPVVAPILAALAAVAVFKMIYL; encoded by the coding sequence ATGGATGTTACATGGACAGTGAAATATATCACTGAATTCATCGGAACTGCCCTGCTCATCATCATGGGTAATGGTGCCGTTGCAAACGTTGAGCTTAAAGGAACTAAAGCTCATGCACAATCTTGGTTGATTATCGGTTGGGGCTATGGCCTTGGCGTAATGTTGCCAGCTATCGCTTTGGGTAACGTGACTTCACAAATCAACCCAGCTTTCACACTTGGACTCGCAGCTTCAGGACTTTTTCCTTGGGCACACGTTGCTCAATATATTATTGCACAAATTTTGGGTGCGATGTTCGGACAATTGATGATCGTAATGGTTTACCGCCCTTACTACCTCAAAACAACTAATCCAAATGCAATTCTTGGTACTTTCTCAACAATTGACAATGTCGATGATAATGATGAGAAAACACGCACAGGTGCTTTGATTAACGGATTCTTGAATGAGTTTCTTGGCTCATTTGTGTTGTTTTTTGGTGCGATCGCGGCGACAAATATCTTCTTTGGTAGCCAATCAATCACTTGGATGACAAACTATGCTAAACAACAAGGGGCAAACGTTGCCTCATCAGACACAGTGAACCAAATCTGGGCTTCTGTTTCAGGTGCGTCAGCTTCTAAAATGCTTGCTCACTTGTTCCTTGGTTTCCTTGTAATGGGACTTGTTGTTGCGCTTGGTGGACCTACAGGACCTGGTCTTAATCCAGCTCGTGACTTTGGACCTCGCCTTCTTCACAGCCTTTTGCCAAAATCAATTCTTGGTGAATCTAAAGGTTCATCTAAATGGTGGTATGCTTGGGTACCAGTTGTAGCACCAATTCTTGCTGCACTTGCTGCCGTTGCTGTATTTAAAATGATTTATCTTTAA
- a CDS encoding gamma-glutamyl-gamma-aminobutyrate hydrolase family protein: MAIIGILGTPYNTVEKTPFWWNKVSYTRQSIIDAFQNLGHTVVILPVDKPENAQKYLALVDKIVLTGGADVSPRFYGEEPHSLLETTDPKRDAFEFAAIEAALAAEKPIFGICRGLQVLNVYFGGSLYQDLSQTSSTIKHRQSPTPQEIPTHQVTVAKDSSLNFLPEHYLVNSFHHQVVKELGEGLTAIAHGTDGLVEAIENKEKGILAVQWHPECTWPTEAFDQKIFQLFADGSL, translated from the coding sequence ATGGCGATTATTGGAATTTTAGGAACACCTTATAATACCGTGGAAAAAACACCCTTTTGGTGGAATAAGGTCAGCTACACCCGTCAATCAATCATTGATGCTTTTCAAAATTTGGGGCATACGGTGGTAATTTTACCTGTAGATAAGCCTGAAAATGCCCAAAAATATCTGGCACTCGTTGATAAAATTGTGCTGACGGGCGGTGCAGATGTGAGTCCCCGCTTTTATGGCGAAGAACCTCATTCTCTCTTGGAAACAACGGATCCAAAACGCGATGCTTTTGAATTTGCAGCGATTGAAGCTGCACTTGCCGCCGAGAAACCAATTTTTGGAATTTGCCGAGGCTTGCAGGTCTTGAACGTCTATTTTGGTGGCAGTCTCTATCAAGATTTGAGTCAAACTTCTAGCACAATCAAGCATCGCCAAAGTCCAACTCCTCAAGAAATTCCGACTCATCAAGTGACGGTTGCCAAAGACAGCAGTCTAAATTTTTTGCCTGAGCATTACCTCGTCAACTCTTTTCATCATCAGGTGGTCAAAGAGTTGGGTGAGGGCTTGACCGCAATCGCTCATGGAACAGACGGCTTGGTAGAAGCAATTGAAAATAAAGAAAAAGGGATTTTAGCAGTGCAATGGCACCCTGAATGTACTTGGCCAACCGAAGCTTTTGATCAAAAAATCTTTCAACTTTTTGCCGATGGTAGTCTATAA
- a CDS encoding transporter substrate-binding domain-containing protein — MKKFKIISLATLGLASVALLAACSSQKNLQSKTASQKVTTVTVATSGSSVPYEYSVDGKMTGFEYDILKAADKDMKDYKFKFKVYDDNAILTALDGGRAQIAANNFGKTKAREEKYLFSYPVRQGIDAIFSTSKENITKISQLAGKTTEIPTGTNYGDMFDTWNSKHPDKKINVKYSQRALTDRLSAISSGQIDFLFASKAAAENLVKEHAITGLVDTIPTDLNKQPDFKTYDYFVLDNSQSQLQKDLNVELKKLYENGTLKKLSEKYFKDSHIPAADQFKS; from the coding sequence ATGAAAAAATTTAAAATTATAAGTCTCGCAACCTTGGGCCTTGCTTCAGTGGCTCTTCTGGCAGCCTGCTCTTCTCAAAAAAATTTGCAATCAAAAACAGCCTCACAAAAAGTGACCACCGTAACAGTGGCGACTTCTGGTTCTTCTGTTCCTTATGAATACAGCGTCGACGGTAAAATGACTGGCTTTGAATATGACATTTTGAAAGCCGCTGACAAAGACATGAAGGACTACAAATTTAAGTTCAAAGTTTATGATGACAATGCGATTTTGACTGCTTTGGATGGCGGTCGGGCGCAAATTGCAGCCAATAACTTCGGGAAGACAAAAGCGCGCGAAGAAAAATATCTCTTTTCTTATCCTGTCCGTCAAGGGATTGACGCGATCTTCTCAACTTCTAAAGAAAACATTACTAAGATTTCACAATTGGCTGGAAAAACCACTGAAATTCCAACAGGAACCAATTATGGCGATATGTTTGACACTTGGAACAGCAAACACCCTGATAAAAAAATCAATGTGAAATACAGCCAACGCGCCTTGACCGACCGCCTCTCAGCAATTTCTAGCGGACAGATTGATTTCTTATTTGCCTCAAAAGCGGCGGCTGAAAATCTTGTCAAAGAACACGCCATTACTGGTCTTGTGGACACCATCCCGACAGATTTGAACAAACAGCCCGACTTTAAAACATATGATTATTTTGTTTTGGACAATAGCCAAAGTCAATTACAAAAAGATTTGAATGTGGAATTGAAAAAACTCTATGAAAATGGCACTTTGAAAAAGTTGTCAGAGAAATATTTCAAAGACAGCCACATTCCAGCCGCTGATCAATTTAAATCATAA
- a CDS encoding CPBP family intramembrane glutamic endopeptidase yields MNHSEKLQFLAKYRWLVVFFLALICAGISVSIFQLPFLLTTIILSAVGLLFAYHKSIWLALFFLSNLPTFVSSLFADGQHFSSLDIVIFFVIFFFTLLLSYLIARKYDLIPKLHWKYFSLPKMVVGFLLIFLVSLLTGFFAQITKQSPTTANQAALDELQKMIPLAVFSAQTLGAAFLEELVYRVGIFELVFKKQKLLAFLCALLLFAFMHGPSDLYSWLTYGLMSLVLTGMYAKYRNFYLNFGIHFLWNFFGLALTFLIK; encoded by the coding sequence ATGAATCATTCAGAAAAACTTCAATTTTTAGCTAAATACCGCTGGTTAGTCGTCTTTTTTTTAGCTTTGATATGCGCAGGAATTTCCGTCAGCATTTTTCAGCTTCCTTTTTTACTGACGACAATTATTTTGAGCGCCGTTGGTCTTCTTTTTGCTTATCATAAAAGCATTTGGCTCGCCCTTTTCTTCTTGTCTAACCTTCCTACTTTCGTCAGTAGTTTATTCGCTGACGGTCAGCATTTTTCAAGCCTCGATATTGTCATTTTCTTTGTCATTTTCTTCTTTACTTTACTGCTTTCTTATCTTATCGCACGCAAGTATGATTTGATTCCAAAGCTTCATTGGAAGTATTTTTCTTTGCCTAAAATGGTCGTCGGTTTTCTTTTAATCTTCCTCGTTTCACTTTTGACTGGATTTTTTGCTCAAATCACCAAACAAAGCCCTACTACCGCAAATCAAGCAGCTTTGGATGAATTACAAAAAATGATTCCCTTAGCCGTGTTTTCTGCTCAGACACTAGGCGCTGCTTTCTTGGAGGAACTCGTCTATCGCGTAGGTATTTTTGAACTGGTCTTCAAAAAGCAAAAGCTGCTCGCCTTTCTTTGCGCCCTACTCCTCTTTGCCTTTATGCACGGCCCAAGCGACCTGTACAGCTGGTTAACTTATGGACTGATGAGTCTTGTTCTGACGGGAATGTATGCTAAATATCGTAATTTTTATCTCAATTTTGGAATTCATTTTCTGTGGAACTTCTTTGGCCTTGCGCTGACTTTCTTGATTAAATAA
- a CDS encoding DEAD/DEAH box helicase, giving the protein MSRMMPARVRSEGIALYAEGFLNDPIETDFKLSAEIDNEQVVYDLDGAQDYCSCAIFQQNHRYCKHIAAMEEHLKNREQEAPVKQEKEAISPERSAYTGNTSFLDALNGETQLNFNADRYSIEVQIEDNSQLYDHFSMDYFLYFDLRLKSEKLGRSYVIKDIPYFLRALKNQGQYSLGSLHYVDLFFDNFDEASQDFLSFLLKIDGKSDENFTKSLYIKNGRYLNIPFLFLEEAMDLVSVLEDYQLKISGTTVNYFTFIPLDHESELFQFKVESQQDFIELKLASEDYHNFYDYSLLYANHIFYKLTQEQRRLLLVLEKQFSQETQIKFSYADKDKLAQALQQLATLGQISAPEHFVVRDFDADFYFEMADKETLQLKIKFDYGHFFIDSFHDLETLEFSRDLRKEQKIFALMERFSFPKSFNSTVNISQALTETFFLKILPAFKKLGKVELSENLSDLSMDDIPDIHIDSNGGLLDISFDLPHIAETEFANVIAKLQENAEFYISESGKFYHFNEKFDHLKKALRELDDQFVIKGSSIQVSVNRSFQISKIFENISGASFSEKFKSLYEHLTQPETFPYEKPDHIKASLRSYQETGVRWMSMLTHYQLGGILADDMGLGKTVQAITFLLSNLKKGEKALITAPASLTYNWASEFEKFTDEIDFVVVDGTRTERSEQINGEHQIYITSYGSFLKDFEDYQDKKLNYLLLDEAQVVKNYSSKTNKSLSALNVEHTFAISGTPLENRIEEIWAIFQVVMPGFLPRREKFNKMSPSVISRLIRPFIMRRKKEDVLEELPEKMEITLYNNLADDQKVIYLAQLELMQQQVKEMDSAALSRSRIEILAGITRLRQICNTPALFMENYQGTSGKMERLRELLEQIKASGHRPLIFSQFTKVFPHIEKLMEEHGMTAYKLTGSTPIKDRLSMVQAFNAGSRDAFLVSLKAGGVGLNLTSADVVILVDLWWNPAVEEQAIARAHRMGQKNTVEVIRMITQGTIEEKIMEIQERKKDLIANVLEGDAVNKVLSEAEIREILGV; this is encoded by the coding sequence ATGAGTAGAATGATGCCAGCGCGCGTGCGAAGTGAGGGAATTGCCCTTTATGCAGAAGGATTTCTAAATGATCCAATCGAAACCGACTTCAAATTAAGTGCAGAAATTGATAATGAGCAAGTCGTTTATGATTTGGATGGCGCTCAAGATTATTGTTCCTGCGCTATTTTTCAGCAAAACCATCGCTACTGCAAGCACATTGCGGCAATGGAAGAACATTTAAAAAATCGGGAACAAGAAGCACCAGTAAAACAAGAAAAAGAGGCGATTTCTCCAGAACGTTCGGCTTATACCGGAAATACAAGTTTTCTTGATGCTTTGAATGGCGAAACTCAGCTTAATTTTAATGCAGATCGTTATTCAATTGAAGTTCAAATTGAGGATAATAGTCAGCTTTACGACCATTTTTCAATGGATTATTTTTTGTATTTTGATTTGCGCTTAAAAAGTGAAAAATTGGGCCGTTCTTATGTAATTAAAGATATTCCTTATTTCTTGCGTGCCCTTAAAAATCAGGGGCAATATTCGCTTGGTTCCCTGCACTATGTTGATCTTTTCTTTGATAATTTTGATGAAGCCAGTCAAGATTTTCTCAGTTTTCTTTTAAAAATTGACGGAAAATCAGATGAAAATTTTACTAAATCTTTATATATCAAAAATGGTCGTTACCTCAATATTCCCTTTTTATTTTTGGAAGAAGCGATGGATTTAGTGTCGGTTTTAGAGGACTATCAACTCAAGATTTCTGGAACAACCGTTAACTACTTCACTTTCATTCCACTAGATCATGAGTCAGAACTCTTTCAATTTAAAGTGGAAAGTCAGCAGGATTTTATTGAATTAAAATTAGCTAGTGAAGATTATCATAATTTTTATGATTACTCACTTCTTTATGCGAATCACATTTTTTATAAGCTGACTCAGGAGCAACGTCGACTCTTATTAGTTTTGGAGAAACAATTTTCTCAAGAAACTCAAATTAAATTTTCATATGCCGATAAGGATAAACTTGCACAGGCTTTGCAACAACTGGCAACTCTAGGACAAATCTCAGCTCCAGAGCATTTTGTTGTACGCGATTTTGATGCTGATTTTTACTTTGAGATGGCCGATAAAGAAACGCTTCAGCTGAAAATCAAGTTCGACTATGGTCATTTTTTCATTGATAGTTTTCATGATTTAGAAACCTTAGAGTTTTCTCGAGATTTACGAAAAGAACAGAAAATATTTGCACTGATGGAACGTTTTTCATTTCCAAAATCATTTAATTCGACAGTGAATATTTCACAGGCATTGACTGAAACATTTTTCCTAAAAATTTTGCCTGCTTTCAAAAAATTAGGAAAGGTTGAACTTTCGGAAAATCTGAGTGACTTGTCTATGGATGATATTCCAGATATTCATATTGATAGTAACGGCGGTTTACTTGATATTTCCTTTGATTTACCACATATCGCTGAAACCGAATTTGCCAATGTTATTGCGAAACTTCAGGAAAATGCAGAATTTTATATTAGTGAAAGTGGTAAATTTTATCACTTTAACGAAAAATTTGATCATTTGAAGAAAGCTTTGAGAGAACTTGACGATCAGTTCGTGATTAAGGGGAGCAGTATTCAAGTTAGCGTCAACCGAAGTTTCCAGATTTCTAAAATATTTGAAAATATCTCTGGCGCTTCTTTTTCTGAGAAATTCAAATCATTATACGAGCATTTGACACAGCCAGAAACATTCCCTTATGAAAAACCCGACCACATCAAAGCTTCCCTTCGTTCTTACCAAGAAACAGGAGTGCGTTGGATGAGTATGCTCACGCACTATCAATTGGGAGGAATTCTTGCTGATGATATGGGACTTGGAAAAACGGTACAGGCCATTACTTTCTTGTTATCCAATCTGAAAAAGGGTGAGAAAGCACTGATTACGGCACCAGCAAGTTTAACTTACAATTGGGCGAGTGAATTTGAGAAATTTACCGATGAGATTGACTTTGTGGTTGTGGATGGAACAAGAACCGAACGTTCAGAGCAAATCAATGGAGAACACCAGATCTACATCACAAGCTACGGGAGCTTTTTGAAGGATTTTGAAGATTATCAAGATAAAAAATTAAACTATCTGTTACTTGATGAAGCTCAAGTGGTTAAAAATTATAGTAGTAAAACGAATAAATCCTTATCAGCTTTGAATGTTGAGCATACTTTTGCGATTTCTGGAACGCCACTCGAAAATAGAATCGAGGAAATCTGGGCAATTTTCCAAGTGGTCATGCCAGGATTTTTACCACGCCGTGAAAAATTTAATAAAATGTCACCGTCAGTTATCTCACGCCTGATTCGTCCGTTTATCATGCGACGTAAAAAAGAAGATGTACTTGAAGAGTTACCTGAAAAAATGGAAATCACGCTCTATAATAATCTTGCAGACGATCAAAAAGTGATTTATTTGGCCCAACTTGAGTTGATGCAACAACAAGTCAAGGAAATGGATAGTGCTGCTTTATCTCGTTCGCGTATCGAAATTTTGGCTGGAATCACGCGTCTGCGCCAAATCTGTAACACGCCAGCCCTCTTTATGGAAAATTATCAAGGGACTTCTGGTAAAATGGAACGTTTACGTGAATTACTAGAACAAATCAAAGCTTCTGGACATCGTCCACTGATTTTTTCACAGTTTACGAAAGTTTTTCCACATATCGAAAAATTGATGGAAGAACACGGAATGACAGCTTACAAACTGACCGGCTCAACTCCAATCAAAGACCGACTTTCAATGGTGCAGGCTTTTAATGCGGGTAGTCGGGATGCCTTTTTGGTTTCGCTCAAAGCTGGTGGTGTCGGCTTGAATTTGACCAGCGCAGATGTTGTGATTTTAGTGGACTTGTGGTGGAATCCAGCAGTCGAAGAACAAGCAATCGCGCGGGCACACCGCATGGGACAAAAAAATACGGTTGAAGTGATTCGAATGATTACTCAAGGGACGATTGAAGAAAAAATTATGGAGATTCAAGAGCGTAAAAAAGATTTAATTGCGAATGTCTTGGAGGGTGATGCTGTCAATAAAGTGCTAAGTGAAGCAGAAATTCGTGAAATTCTCGGAGTTTGA